ATAATTTTAGTGGATTTTTGTCCAATTTGACTCTCCTGTCATTACACTGTGCCTATAAACAAAGATTTCAGTCTGGCATCAGTATGTATGAGTTTGGTTGACAAAACAATGTTGTTCACCTCAGCTATAAATTGTTTCCTGGTCTCAAAAGAGAGGATGgttctcctcactttttcttccaGCAGCTCCATGATCCTCTCCACATAGTCCATCACACCTATGCCAGGAGGTACAGTGGGGAGCGCCAGGGAGGAAGCTTCTCCAATGAGGGACTCAACacaggaggaaaggtgaagctTGGGCACAAATGCTGCTTCCCTCTGTCAAGATCACACAGACACCACACATACACTATCACATCCTTattgataaaataatgaatataattatcattactattatttcaaAGTCTTTGTTGATGGGAGTTTATAAACATACAAGGGTGGGACAAGGAGGGGAAAGCTGATGATGGAGCAATGATGAACAGTGGAAGTCCTGTGTCAGTTTGCAAGAATTTGTTGATAGTACCAGGGTTAGCAGAGCATGGTGCATTCACTTACCCTGGGAAAGTCAACTTGCAGGAAGGTGTTTGGAGTGCCAGGGTTAGCGTCGACCAGCACCGGAGGCACATCCTGCAGGCTGAGGGGCAGGCGCATCAGGAAGGATGATGTGGTACTCACCTGTTCTGTGCTGTTGACTGAGACCTGTACACAATGGTGAGAAACTATTTGTATTCATctataaaggtgaaaaaaatagaacatagTACATTTCATTACAATTACAGCAACAAAGAAATATATCAagtatttgttttatattctatttttccatGAATCAAATCAACACCCTTTGAAAGATTTGTCTCATTGTGGGGCTAAAAATACAGAGAAGGGGGTTCTCAATTCCCTGGCTCTTTCACCTGCACTTCTTGGGTTTTACTTCTAATGAACTGTACCTTCCTAGACTTAGCCCTACTTCCACCCCCTTCCCTGCACCACACAAACTGCTACACCTTGATTGCAGTCTGTTAATATGGAGCACTTTGATGCTCCTTATACATTATAATTACAGACTCTCCACTGTTATTATTTCACCATTGTAGCATTCAGATTTGTGTTAAGTAATGTACTAATTGTTTTTAGGGATCAGCAGACTCACCTCAATATCTCCTTCTCCAATCTTTAAGGCCTTGAGCAGAGACTCATACTGAATCTGAAGAATCTCATCCTCTTCAAGCCGGTCAAGCTATAAAagttatgaaaatatgaaaagaaatgtgGGAAataagctatatatatataatgtgacCACTAGTGGAGAAAACTTCCTTTAAGGTACATTTAGTGATTCAGAGGACACACAAAAGTTGCACTGCTTCCTTTCATTGCTTGCCCAgaatataagaataaaagagaagtgTAAGATTATAACAGCcatacaaaagagaagaaaacattatTGGAATATACATGATTGTAAATTAATATATTGAACTAGCACATATTTTGGTTaatacgagaaaaagaaaaagaaagatgaaaacagaaGACCCAGACAGTGAGGAGGAACACATCAGGGAAGGctatttcaaaggccacactcCAGGCCagcaactcaactcaactcaccTGGTATCCCCTGTACAGCTGCAACACCTGATGCACCAGCTGGGCCAGGATGTCATCAGTTGAGGTGTCCCACTCATTGAGGGATGGCACCTGGTGACACAGCAACTCAGGATGAGGGAAGACACAAGCTGACACAAAAGGCAAGGGAGGATATAATATTGTACATCACCTCTCGTTATGGAACTACACTACTGCTTATGAAGTATGCAAAGATTTCAAGTCTCTAAAACAATAGTGTCCTGAGATAGCAGTCAGTGGGAGTACCTGGTCTTCTAGATCCTTCAAAGTGATGGTGGATGTGAAGCGGTCATCACTGAAGGTCATTTCAGGCACCATCCAAGGCTCTTGGGGGTtgaagaggaggtggatggtCAGGTTGGTCCCGGCATAAGGCAGCTTGATCAGTAGTGTATTCTCTGAGTAACTCTCTGGTCTGCACTCCAAAATTTCTCCATTGTCTCCCTTGTTCTTCACTCCTTGAGCCTCCGAAGCTTTGCTGATTTCAGCACAATCACTGAACAACACCCCTGGAATGACACGGCAGCTAAGTACCACTACTCACAACCAGGCAATGCTAAATCATGACAGCAGGTATAAGATCATAAGCAAATAGGGGAAGCTGCCAAAAGCTGTcgggcctacatgtggcagtccctgtatgatggacaataatgaaaagagaTTCTTCTGCCATGGTCACCCAGTAGGGAATAGCACTAATAAAGCAAAAGTGAAAAAACAATATTTCAATTTTTTGAGGGAGGATGGAGGTTCTGGATAAGAATTAGGATAAAATGATGTCTTACCTATTTATGGGGCTAAgagtatgatgtgtgtgtgtgtaagaatgtgtggtgctttgtctgggctgcCCTGTGTAAgactgccagcctggtataaaaataaacatatttaTTCCATTCTGTTACCAATGCCCATAGGTCTTTATTTGTGAACTATTCATGAAATCCAACATAACTCACCTGGAACACCATTCACCTTCATGTATTCCATCTGACGAGTAAACATGTTGAGTGGAGCATTATTCAGTGATGCTTGTTCTTCCATTGGGATCTGAAATAACAGTgagtagaggaggagcaagaggagaagaTTGGAACAGCGTGTTGTCTTTTAGCAAGTATCCTAAGGCAATAATATGTGTTCACACTGTACAACACGAGTGCGTTACATGCTCCTGGGCGTTTCCTGACTCACCTCAACCATGATATGTGGCACACACACTGTTTGCTACCTGGGAACACGTGTGGCCCTATGGCACTGACAGGGATaacaattaagaaaatattaagaatgaaaaaatggacTTCTAGGGTTCTCGCAGGATCGCCGTAGCCCTAACATCAAGataaaggagagtgaaggaatcTAGCTGATGAAAAAGCTAAGAATTCTCGCTGTGAAACGAATCAAGTTCCTAATAAATACCCTGACAGGCATCACCAAAGTGCCAGCAGTGAGCAGTGACAGCAGCACAAGGCGTGGCAGTGACAGCAGCAGGCGGCTGCACATCACACTCCCGTCCCAACAGTgataatgatactgatgatgatgatgattgttttGAGGAAGTCTGCCTTTCTCACggctctatttctctttctgaaagaaataaacagagaaagtgatgagTCATTCAGGATCAGAGAgtgggggagtggagggggatAAAGGGGGAAAGTCACTTCAAAACGGGATAAACAGggaggacataaaaaaaaaggaagaggaacggtcaaaacacaaaacataacaaacatgtatcaaagaaaagaatatgcagagatagaagagacagaaagacaaaactTTCTCATCATCAGCCTCACTTTTTTTCAGGACCTCAGATAAAGCAATGCATTCTCAAGCACTTCAGCGTCTATGCGACTATATAGGTAGCATATTACGTACTACTTTTAACAAATACCAGTGGAAGTTAATGGGGTTTTCAAGTTTTTCCCCTGATTCCAATGATGGGTTAATAAGAAGAAATGCTCATAAGAATCTGGTTAATCACTTTtatggcctctgaaaatagtcctgagGCAGTTGTAGTGAAACACGGCAGCATTAATCCATAGACTTTAAGtagtgtctttctttctttccttccttctttttctttctttctttctttctttatttatttatttatttattttatctttctttcttttctatttatttatttatttatttatttatttatttgtttgttttagtgcAATAGGGGCTTGATCTTCCCTAGGACAATAGGAAGTCTCAAAAAGGCTCTTGAAGGTGACGGCACCAAAAGGgaaaaccataaaaataatTCGAATTTTGAAAggcatcttgaaacctccctctcaaAACAGTTCAAATCAAGGGTACctaggaggaaatgcagaaacaggcagggagtttcagttTATTGATGAAAGGAATAAACGACTTAAATCAGTTATTAAGAAGTGAAAGTGAAGTtggttaaagagaaaaaaaatatataaaagaagaagaagaagaagaagaagaagaagaagaagaagaagaagaagaagaagaagaagaaggaggaggaggaggaggaggaggaggaggaggagcagaagaagaggaagaagaacaagaacaagaacaagaacaagaacatgaaaaacaagaagaagaagaagaagaacaacaacaacaacaacaacaacaacaacaacaacaatgacaacaacaacaacaacgacgacgacgacgacgacaacaacaacaacagcagcagcagcagcagcagcagcagcagcagcagcaacaacaacagcaacaacagcaacaacaacaacagcaacaacagcaacaacaacaacaacaacaacaacaacaacaacaacaacaacaacaacaacaacaacaacaaggataagaagaagatgaaggaggaggagaaagaagaagaagatgaaggaggaggagcaagaagaagaagaacaagaacaagaagaagaacaagcaaCAATCATATTAGAGAGTACCGTTCAAAAGACCAAACACTACCACAAGTCAACCACAACTTAAGACCAAAACATCTCGCGCgcacaaactgaaaaaaaggacTTGTATCCCTTTTACAATGAAGTATTAAGGCTAAACATAAGACATAACCTAAATAATGAGTGTGAGCAGTTCCGCATGGAGGATTCAAAGAGTGTAGTGGACGCTGAAGGGTCGAAAATGGCAGGACTAAAAGGCGAGGCACAGGGAGCAGAGGAAGTGGCAACTGGAGAGGACacggagggaatggaagagagtgtggctgtggctgagaaggaggcggaagaggtaggaggaggtagagagagtGACAGAATGGACTTGCTGCCTGGCACTCCCTTCCTGATGAGCGAGGAGGGGCTGGTATACCAATGCTATCCGCTGTCTGAACAAGAAATTATCATCGTAAGCCTGGAGGAAGGAGACTTGCTGATAGGGGAACAactccacacacctgtcctaccgtcctcctcttcaaatgtgtcttcctcccctccagccCTACTCCCTGTCACGCATTCCAGCACACAAACAGAAGCCAAAGAGGGTGCAGCACACGCCCAGGGCAGTGCCAGGCCCCAAGGACTCACCAAAGGGAAAAGTAATTCTGGCAAAGACACAAAGTCAGGCAGTAGGGAGCTACAGAAGTTAGGAGTGCCAGCACACAGTTCTGCCCACCACAGTGCCAATGGCAAGGGCACACAGCAGGTGGCCTTGGACTGGCTGTGGTGCTACATTTGCTCTGAAATGCTACCTACTAGTGGCACGCTGCGGCACCACTTTGCCACAGCACACAGTGAAGCGCATGTCACATCTCACCCTGTAAGTCTTTCCTTTAGTTGTGTGTATTAATCTTGTTGCATTTATTGAGTTTTTACCTAATTGTAGTATACAGGATGTGAGGTGCACTTTTGCAGTCCTATCTCCTTATCTATAGTTACGTAGTTCAGTACTGTCCATGTTAACAATGTGAGATGTGGAATGCATGTGTTAAGAAACTAGTGAGGCACCATAAATCATGGTAATTGTGCATCTCTTGTGGTAATCCTGCACCCAAGTAACACTtatggtttttttttcctattaaatTCATCATAAATAGTTTAGaaaatttttttccttgcttcatAATGGAACAGAGACCTGGATTTAACATTAACAGGTCCTACCATTCCATTTTTAGCAGTAAAAGTGACCACCAGTTTGGACAGAGCACTGATGAAAATTTTGAAAATCTGTAAACATGGAAATGCTAAGAATAAGCTACTTAACAATAAATTATGTTAGGGTACTCTTATTTTGGTGTAGTAGCTATGAATGTCCTCAAGTATATTGTGCTGTAATTACAGCTTTCTGGGTCTAAGCATTCTTGAGTACAAAACCATCATTGAAATGTTGGGTAATTGTACAACTTTTCATGGGATAAATGCTCACCTCTTGGTTTCCTCAATTAGTGGCTTCAAATTAATATCTAAATGCATTTTTCATGTTTCATAACCTATATATTCAACTTTTACAGCATAACAAATAGAAACTTATGCAAATACTGTATTATCTATCTGCCAATGCtattcatttctcattttcatgTGTCCAAGAGTTTTCATAAGTGACAGTATCAGTTCACATCTTTCTGCTGATGTCATTGACATTATGTGAACAGAACAAGATACACATGATCTCTTTGCTACCAAACAGCACACACCTCCTTCACCCCTGGATGTGGCTGTGCATGCACCAGTGAAGGCCGCATGGTGGAGGGTGTTAGGTGAATGGAAGCAAGGGGAAGGAAAGTTCTATACTATACTGCCAAAGATCCACTTTTCACAGCTACTGTTTTCACTAATGCAGTGCttggaagataagaaagagtaTGCCATTAGTGGTTTTAGAACAACTGGCCTCTACCCACTTGACCACCAAAAAATGCTCAGTAAAGTGACAGGCAGACATCCCTCAATCAGCACATAACCTAGTAAGCCCTTTACTTTTGGGAAAGCTTCAAGGAATGAAGGCAGCATCTGCCAGCAAGTCTTAGTGGCATGGCAGGAAAATCCACTTGTCTCCTGGCAAGAACATTTCAGGGAAATTGCAGCAGGTCCTTCTGGCCAGCTAATCAATAAAACCAGTGCCAAAAGGAAGCTGAGAGTCATGCAAGATTTTGACCTTGACAGTAATCTGGAAAAGAATCTATCATTAGGTGATGAAGAAATGACAGATTCCTCAAGAGTataataagaaggaggaaggatcaCGGGAAGAACCAAAAGAGGAGGCAAGAGATGacggagaagatgaagagatcAAGAccaaggaagtagaggaggggtCATATGTTATTGTGAGGTTTCCTGGCAAAAGAGCCAATTCAGCTTATCATGATGCTGGAAAAATActtggggaaaagaagaagtgaaCTGTCAATTAAATATTTGAGGCACAATTGTAGCATGTTAGGTGGTGAATTTTAttacttcaaaaaaaaaatgtcatttccCCTGCTGAGGTGTAGCTATTGGTAAAATTTTGCCcaaacccccttttttttttctttttctttttttttttttaactttgctTTAAGATTTCAGAATTGAGTGATATGATCATGAGTTAGTTGAATGTAAGAGACGCAAGGTATTTTTCATGTTCAGAAGGCCCTTAATGTTATTTAGGTAATACTTAACACGTAGATTaaagttttttgtgtgtgcaagTATGTAAAAATTATGCATAAAACTGTTCAAATAGGCTTTAGTTGCTCAGATTGGCAAAAACAACATGATGCCCGCTTAAAACTGTTCAAATACGCTTTACTGTACTCAGATTGGCAAAAAACAACATGGTGCCTGAGGTAAGTGCACAGcataataaatatttttctatCAGGCACATGAATGTTTAATAAACATCCCTAATGATAAGCTATAAaaacatttttcacttttttattatcaaactttttttataaaaaaaactaaaaaagtgCACAACTGCCCCACTTTATATGATAGTGCCTTGTGTTGCAGTGTCTGGTGTGCCTGCAAGAGTGCTGGAGCGAGGGCCAGCTGGAGTGGCACTTACGCCTGCAGCACAACATCAAGGATCCAGCAGCAGCTTGTGTGGTGTGCGGTGCTCAGCTGGCCACACGGGCTGAGTGCAG
The Scylla paramamosain isolate STU-SP2022 chromosome 3, ASM3559412v1, whole genome shotgun sequence genome window above contains:
- the LOC135095980 gene encoding BRISC and BRCA1-A complex member 2-like isoform X2; protein product: MCSRLLLSLPRLVLLSLLTAGTLIPMEEQASLNNAPLNMFTRQMEYMKVNGVPGVLFSDCAEISKASEAQGVKNKGDNGEILECRPESYSENTLLIKLPYAGTNLTIHLLFNPQEPWMVPEMTFSDDRFTSTITLKDLEDQVPSLNEWDTSTDDILAQLVHQVLQLYRGYQLDRLEEDEILQIQYESLLKALKIGEGDIEVSVNSTEQVSTTSSFLMRLPLSLQDVPPVLVDANPGTPNTFLQVDFPRREAAFVPKLHLSSCVESLIGEASSLALPTVPPGIGVMDYVERIMELLEEKVRRTILSFETRKQFIAEVLCQFGCAVVEYDAERFNKIVVMMEVKDFHFLAFISLGSLFPQQHGPRVVLQSLYHNSAKEPVSKELTDLKYSSQWKPEEMVQHTKEAILANISSFQMSSIRTS
- the LOC135095980 gene encoding BRISC and BRCA1-A complex member 2-like isoform X1, giving the protein MCSRLLLSLPRLVLLSLLTAGTLVMPVRIPMEEQASLNNAPLNMFTRQMEYMKVNGVPGVLFSDCAEISKASEAQGVKNKGDNGEILECRPESYSENTLLIKLPYAGTNLTIHLLFNPQEPWMVPEMTFSDDRFTSTITLKDLEDQVPSLNEWDTSTDDILAQLVHQVLQLYRGYQLDRLEEDEILQIQYESLLKALKIGEGDIEVSVNSTEQVSTTSSFLMRLPLSLQDVPPVLVDANPGTPNTFLQVDFPRREAAFVPKLHLSSCVESLIGEASSLALPTVPPGIGVMDYVERIMELLEEKVRRTILSFETRKQFIAEVLCQFGCAVVEYDAERFNKIVVMMEVKDFHFLAFISLGSLFPQQHGPRVVLQSLYHNSAKEPVSKELTDLKYSSQWKPEEMVQHTKEAILANISSFQMSSIRTS
- the LOC135095980 gene encoding BRISC and BRCA1-A complex member 2-like isoform X4; translation: MVEIPMEEQASLNNAPLNMFTRQMEYMKVNGVPGVLFSDCAEISKASEAQGVKNKGDNGEILECRPESYSENTLLIKLPYAGTNLTIHLLFNPQEPWMVPEMTFSDDRFTSTITLKDLEDQVPSLNEWDTSTDDILAQLVHQVLQLYRGYQLDRLEEDEILQIQYESLLKALKIGEGDIEVSVNSTEQVSTTSSFLMRLPLSLQDVPPVLVDANPGTPNTFLQVDFPRREAAFVPKLHLSSCVESLIGEASSLALPTVPPGIGVMDYVERIMELLEEKVRRTILSFETRKQFIAEVLCQFGCAVVEYDAERFNKIVVMMEVKDFHFLAFISLGSLFPQQHGPRVVLQSLYHNSAKEPVSKELTDLKYSSQWKPEEMVQHTKEAILANISSFQMSSIRTS
- the LOC135095980 gene encoding BRISC and BRCA1-A complex member 2-like isoform X3, which gives rise to MCSRLLLSLPRLVLLSLLTAGTLVMPVRIPMEEQASLNNAPLNMFTRQMEYMKVNGVPGVLFSDCAEISKASEAQGVKNKGDNGEILECRPESYSENTLLIKLPYAGTNLTIHLLFNPQEPWMVPEMTFSDDRFTSTITLKDLEDQVPSLNEWDTSTDDILAQLVHQVLQLYRGYQLDRLEEDEILQIQYESLLKALKIGEGDIEVSVNSTEQVSTTSSFLMRLPLSLQDVPPVLVDANPGTPNTFLQVDFPRREAAFVPKLHLSSCVESLIGEASSLALPTVPPGIGVMDYVERIMELLEEKVLCQFGCAVVEYDAERFNKIVVMMEVKDFHFLAFISLGSLFPQQHGPRVVLQSLYHNSAKEPVSKELTDLKYSSQWKPEEMVQHTKEAILANISSFQMSSIRTS